Proteins co-encoded in one Callospermophilus lateralis isolate mCalLat2 chromosome 2, mCalLat2.hap1, whole genome shotgun sequence genomic window:
- the LOC143385314 gene encoding olfactory receptor 1N2, with product MGKPSLVNQTAVSDFLLLGLSERIEEQPLLFGLFLGMYLVTVVGNLLIILAISSDPRLHTPMYFFLANLSLTDACFTSASIPKMLANIHMQRQTISYSGCLAQLYFLLMFGGLDNCLLAVMAYDRYMAICQPLHYSTAMSPRLCALMLGMCWVLTNCPALMHTLLLTRVAFCAHTAIPHFYCDPSALLKLACSDTHINELMVISMGLMFLAVPLMLIVFSYVRISWAVFGISSPGGRWKAFSTCGSHLTVVLLFYGSLMGVYLPPPSTHSSERESRAAVLYMVIIPMLNPFIYSLRNRDMKEALGKLFGSGKMFFLP from the coding sequence ATGGGAAAACCAAGCCTAGTGAACCAAACTGCTGTTTCAGACTTCCTCCTTTTAGGACTCTCTGAGCGGATAGAAGAACAACCTCTTCTATTTGGCCTCTTCCTGGGCATGTACCTGGTCACTGTGGTGgggaacctgctcatcatcctggccATCAGTTCTGACCCACGCCTCCATACTCCCATGTACTTCTTTCTGGCCAATCTCTCGTTAACTGATGCCTGTTTCACTTCTGCCTCAATCCCCAAAATGCTGGCCAACATTCATATGCAGAGGCAGACCATCTCCTATTCTGGGTGCCTTGCACAGCTATATTTCCTCCTTATGTTTGGTGGTCTTGACAACTGCCTCCTGGCCGTGATGGCGTATGACCGCTACATGGCCATCTGCCAGCCACTCCATTATAGCACAGCTATGAGTCCTCGACTCTGTGCACTAATGCTGGGTATGTGCTGGGTGCTGACCAACTGTCCTGCTCTGATGCACACACTGTTGCTGACCCGTGTGGCTTTCTGTGCCCACACGGCCATCCCCCACTTCTACTGTGATCCCAGTGCTCTGCTGAAGCTTGCCTGCTCTGACACCCACATTAACGAGCTGATGGTCATCTCCATGGGTTTGATGTTCCTCGCTGTTCCTCTCATGCTGATCGTCTTCTCCTATGTCCGAATTTCCTGGGCTGTGTTCGGCATCTCCTCTCCTGGAGGGCGTTGGaaggccttctccacctgtggTTCTCATCTCACGGTGGTTCTGCTCTTCTACGGATCTCTTATGGGTGTGTACTTACCTCCCCCATCAACTCACTCCTCAGAGAGGGAAAGTAGGGCTGCTGTCCTCTATATGGTGATTATCCCCATGCTGAACCCATTCATCTACAGTTTGAGGAACAGAGACATGAAGGAGGCTTTGGGCAAACTTTTTGGCAGCGGGAAAATGTTCTTCTTACCATGA